From one Nonomuraea polychroma genomic stretch:
- a CDS encoding amidase, producing the protein MALTPGPLAGTPGPFSGRHIAGLAQDLRRGHATSAELAEQALDAIAALGPELNAFVTVDAAGARAAARRADAELAAGTDRGPLHGIPVAVKDLIMIAGLRVTMGSRHFAGHVPEADAACVARLRRAGAVIVGTTTTHEFAYGPTGDRSASGPAHNPWDPSRMTGGSSAGSGAAVAAGLVPLALGTDTGGSVRIPAALCGVAGFKPAYDAIPADGVFPLSRTLDHVGVLAGTAEDCLLASTCLTEPTGRKHATPPTGGADRPDVVGPVRVAWLDPAGLFDGDPRVVRAVRAAAGPLEEVRLPPGLADALRDTYTVIQSCETAAVHADRLAGAPELFDPEVLERLRVAMEVPGWRYIRAMDGRARLAEAAGALFDRHDVLALPTVPIIAPPLGVRETEIGGRPAAVRAALLALTSPWNVLGRPALTVPAGTVDGLPVGLQLVGRPGHEALIFEAARTLGRHAGARS; encoded by the coding sequence ATGGCGCTCACCCCCGGCCCTCTCGCCGGCACTCCTGGCCCCTTTTCCGGTCGTCACATCGCCGGCCTCGCTCAAGACCTCCGTCGCGGGCACGCCACGTCGGCCGAGTTGGCCGAGCAGGCGCTCGACGCGATCGCCGCGCTCGGCCCGGAGCTCAACGCGTTCGTCACGGTGGACGCCGCCGGTGCGCGGGCGGCCGCGCGGCGCGCGGACGCGGAGCTGGCGGCGGGCACGGATCGAGGGCCGTTGCACGGCATTCCGGTCGCGGTGAAGGACCTCATCATGATCGCCGGGCTGCGGGTGACGATGGGGTCGCGTCATTTCGCCGGCCACGTCCCGGAAGCCGACGCCGCATGTGTGGCCAGGCTGCGCCGGGCGGGCGCCGTCATCGTGGGCACGACCACGACCCACGAGTTCGCGTACGGCCCGACAGGCGACCGCTCGGCGTCCGGGCCCGCGCACAACCCGTGGGATCCCAGCCGTATGACCGGCGGCTCCAGCGCCGGCAGCGGGGCGGCCGTCGCGGCCGGCCTGGTCCCGCTCGCGCTCGGCACGGACACGGGCGGCTCGGTCCGCATCCCGGCGGCGCTGTGCGGCGTGGCGGGCTTCAAACCCGCGTACGACGCGATACCGGCGGACGGCGTGTTCCCGTTGTCGCGGACCCTCGACCACGTCGGCGTCCTGGCGGGGACCGCGGAAGACTGTCTCCTCGCCTCCACCTGCCTGACCGAGCCGACCGGCCGAAAGCACGCCACCCCGCCCACGGGCGGGGCGGACCGGCCCGACGTCGTGGGCCCGGTCCGGGTGGCGTGGCTCGATCCCGCCGGGCTGTTCGACGGGGATCCGCGCGTGGTGCGGGCGGTGCGGGCGGCGGCCGGGCCGCTGGAGGAGGTCCGCCTGCCGCCGGGCCTGGCGGACGCCCTGCGGGACACGTACACCGTGATCCAGAGCTGTGAGACGGCGGCCGTGCACGCCGACCGGCTGGCCGGCGCGCCCGAGCTGTTCGACCCCGAGGTGCTCGAGCGGCTGCGCGTGGCCATGGAGGTCCCCGGCTGGCGGTACATACGTGCCATGGACGGGCGGGCGAGGCTCGCCGAGGCCGCAGGAGCGCTCTTCGACCGCCACGACGTGCTGGCCCTTCCCACCGTGCCGATCATCGCCCCGCCGCTCGGCGTGCGCGAGACCGAGATCGGCGGCAGACCGGCCGCCGTCCGCGCCGCCTTGCTGGCGCTGACCAGCCCGTGGAACGTGCTGGGCAGGCCCGCGCTGACCGTCCCTGCCGGGACGGTGGACGGCCTGCCGGTCGGCCTCCAGCTCGTCGGCCGCCCCGGCCACGAGGCCTTGATCTTCGAGGCCGCCCGCACGCTCGGGCGGCACGCGGGCGCGCGGAGCTGA
- a CDS encoding glycogen debranching N-terminal domain-containing protein translates to MLQPLLHDLVSTVMAPASALSGPDGQIRQAGVQGLFRADRRVLSLARLLVDGREPEAVGHAFAGAGRTRFVSLARWLGDPTADPTVRLDRMRELGPYGMDEHIEIVSTASGPVTATVTVELACDFAAIDDVKSGRTAVLPAAPRPPATTGPTAVAALAGEGRLSWRSEGTQVTVTGHGAGTRAGARACLTWEVTLPPRGRTTLSWSLAVHDAAAVVVPATGPLEWSEPRVTADDRRIARLLDQALADLRSLRLAEPAAPGDTFLGAGVPWFLTLFGRDSIWAARMLLPLGTRLAAGTLRVLARRQGERLDPHTGEAPGKIMHELRRNAFTLGEQDRRLPAAYYGTIDATPLWISLLHDAWRWGMPHAEVQALLPALQAALGWLAEHADPDGDGFVEYIDVGGRGLANQGWKDSGDAVRFHHGGQAEPPIALAEVQGYAHRAALDGAALLDAFGMPGAARWREYAETLAERFRAAFWVDGAQGRFPALALDRDKRPVDALTSNIGHLLGTGLLSRKESAEIAALLTAPGMAEGFGLRTMSSGDGGFSPLSYHCGSIWPHDTAIVLAGLAREGFDAEAAALAEGLLAAAESFGYRLPELYAGDARERVGRPMAYPAACRPQAWSAAAALTIAHAALGLYPDVPEERVLLRPLSGAALGALTVGGLRVGEHEVEVNVAHDGSATVSGLPDGMRLVHAEAAATR, encoded by the coding sequence GTGCTCCAGCCGCTGCTCCACGACCTGGTCAGTACGGTGATGGCGCCGGCGAGCGCGCTCAGCGGCCCCGACGGGCAGATCCGCCAGGCCGGCGTGCAGGGGCTCTTCCGCGCCGACCGCCGGGTGCTGTCGCTCGCCCGCCTCCTCGTCGACGGGAGGGAACCGGAGGCCGTCGGGCATGCCTTCGCCGGCGCCGGGCGGACGAGGTTCGTGTCACTGGCCAGGTGGCTCGGCGACCCCACGGCCGACCCCACGGTACGGCTGGACCGCATGCGCGAGCTCGGCCCGTACGGGATGGACGAGCACATAGAGATCGTCTCCACCGCGTCAGGGCCGGTGACGGCCACCGTGACCGTCGAGCTGGCCTGCGACTTCGCCGCCATCGACGACGTCAAGTCGGGCCGCACCGCCGTCCTGCCCGCCGCCCCACGCCCGCCTGCCACGACCGGCCCGACCGCGGTCGCAGCCCTGGCCGGGGAGGGAAGACTGTCGTGGCGGTCGGAGGGGACGCAGGTCACCGTCACCGGCCACGGGGCAGGGACCAGGGCGGGTGCGCGGGCGTGCCTGACGTGGGAGGTCACGCTGCCGCCGCGCGGACGTACCACGCTGAGCTGGAGCCTGGCCGTGCACGACGCCGCCGCCGTCGTCGTGCCCGCCACCGGGCCGCTCGAGTGGAGCGAGCCGCGCGTCACCGCCGACGATCGCCGCATCGCGCGGCTCCTCGACCAGGCGCTGGCGGACCTGCGCTCGTTACGCCTGGCCGAGCCGGCCGCGCCCGGCGACACCTTCCTCGGCGCGGGCGTGCCGTGGTTCCTGACCTTGTTCGGCAGGGACAGCATCTGGGCCGCCCGGATGTTGCTCCCGCTCGGCACCCGGCTGGCCGCCGGCACCCTGCGCGTGCTGGCCCGCCGCCAGGGCGAGCGCCTGGACCCGCACACCGGCGAGGCACCAGGGAAGATCATGCACGAATTACGGCGGAACGCGTTCACGCTGGGGGAGCAGGACCGCCGCCTGCCCGCCGCCTACTACGGCACCATCGACGCCACCCCGCTGTGGATCAGCCTCCTGCACGACGCCTGGCGCTGGGGCATGCCGCACGCGGAAGTCCAGGCGCTGCTGCCGGCGCTGCAAGCCGCCCTGGGCTGGCTCGCCGAGCACGCCGACCCCGACGGCGACGGATTCGTCGAGTACATCGACGTCGGCGGCCGCGGCCTGGCCAACCAGGGCTGGAAGGACTCGGGTGACGCGGTGCGCTTCCACCACGGCGGCCAGGCCGAGCCGCCGATCGCCCTGGCCGAGGTGCAGGGGTACGCCCACCGGGCCGCCCTGGACGGGGCCGCCCTCCTGGACGCCTTCGGCATGCCCGGCGCCGCCCGGTGGCGCGAGTACGCCGAGACCCTGGCCGAGCGGTTCCGCGCCGCCTTCTGGGTGGACGGCGCGCAGGGGCGCTTCCCCGCGCTGGCGCTGGACCGGGACAAGCGGCCGGTGGACGCCCTCACCAGCAACATCGGCCACCTCCTGGGCACCGGGCTGCTGTCGCGCAAGGAATCGGCCGAGATCGCCGCGCTGCTGACGGCGCCCGGCATGGCGGAGGGCTTCGGGCTGCGCACGATGTCGTCCGGGGACGGCGGGTTCAGCCCGTTGTCGTACCACTGCGGGTCGATCTGGCCGCACGACACGGCCATCGTGCTCGCCGGCCTGGCCCGCGAAGGGTTCGACGCCGAGGCGGCCGCGCTCGCCGAAGGGCTGCTCGCCGCCGCCGAGTCCTTCGGCTACCGGCTGCCGGAACTGTATGCGGGCGACGCCCGCGAGCGGGTGGGACGACCCATGGCCTATCCCGCCGCCTGCCGCCCGCAGGCCTGGTCGGCCGCCGCCGCGCTCACCATCGCTCACGCGGCGCTCGGCCTGTACCCCGACGTGCCGGAGGAACGGGTGCTGCTGCGCCCGCTGTCCGGCGCGGCCCTGGGCGCGCTGACCGTCGGCGGGTTACGAGTGGGAGAGCACGAGGTGGAGGTGAACGTCGCCCACGACGGCTCAGCCACGGTCAGCGGGTTGCCTGACGGCATGCGCCTGGTCCACGCGGAGGCGGCCGCCACCCGCTGA